Proteins encoded within one genomic window of Synechococcus sp. PCC 7335:
- a CDS encoding sirohydrochlorin chelatase: MKPVVASTAYLLISHGSRDPRPQEAMNRLADLVRSQLEAALRRNSTSFDADNSVDQAVEQSIPSQGTTSLLARPRLDKLTQLSSEVIVGTACLELAALPLSEQIYEFGLRLRAAGVKELKLLPVFLMSGVHVMEDIPHEIEIARERLGESLQLTLCPHLGSHEDISLVLENKLTSVDAEGSLLVAHGSRRKKGNRAIQGLARRIDVKMKVAYWATPPDLETQVIELMQQGCQRLTILPYFLFSGGITDAIAHRTEELAERFPKIQFRLLPTLGATREVANLIVNLVST; this comes from the coding sequence TTGAAACCAGTCGTTGCTTCAACTGCATACTTACTTATTTCGCATGGTAGCCGTGACCCTCGCCCACAAGAGGCGATGAACCGCTTGGCAGACTTGGTGCGATCGCAACTGGAAGCTGCTTTGAGACGAAATTCTACGAGCTTCGATGCTGACAATTCAGTAGACCAGGCGGTTGAGCAATCTATTCCTTCTCAGGGCACTACTTCTTTGCTGGCCCGGCCCCGCTTGGATAAGCTAACTCAGCTCAGTTCAGAGGTTATCGTAGGGACTGCCTGTTTGGAATTGGCGGCGCTGCCGTTGAGTGAGCAGATCTACGAATTTGGGCTGCGGCTGCGGGCGGCAGGGGTAAAGGAGCTGAAGCTGCTACCTGTTTTTTTGATGTCTGGTGTCCATGTGATGGAGGATATTCCCCACGAGATTGAGATAGCAAGAGAAAGGCTAGGAGAGTCTTTGCAGCTCACGCTATGTCCTCATTTAGGTAGCCACGAAGATATTTCTTTAGTATTGGAAAACAAGCTGACTTCAGTAGATGCAGAAGGGTCTTTGCTAGTAGCTCACGGTAGTCGTAGAAAGAAGGGCAACAGAGCTATTCAAGGCCTGGCTAGGCGGATCGATGTGAAGATGAAAGTCGCGTATTGGGCGACGCCGCCTGATCTTGAGACACAGGTGATTGAGCTGATGCAGCAGGGCTGTCAGCGACTGACGATTCTGCCTTACTTTCTATTTTCAGGGGGGATTACAGATGCGATCGCCCACCGTACAGAAGAGCTAGCCGAACGCTTTCCAAAGATACAGTTCCGGCTATTGCCGACGCTAGGAGCAACTCGTGAGGTTGCCAACCTAATTGTCAATCTTGTTAGCACCTGA
- a CDS encoding S8 family serine peptidase, whose product MTSDKVANSNDNLKRRFGSRLSGLGLSLSALIAGVPALALSSSVGSDGIDARRLQAAPYNLTGRKIAIGQVEIGRPSQFGIDKIAVENSTVRVARVFELDGPAIADESIDGHAANVASVMISQDKTFKGVAPNAVLYSDAIGTLTEFIGQNEECLASQHIALQNSGDVRAMNFSFGEPLGRDPRPRASLDGNALLTQCIDWSSRVHKLLYVVAGNQGRGGIPIPTDNFNGINVAYSRRMNGRFVRLDRANLTSEPPASATPGPEVESNVGARRSINLVAPGRDIEMFDPDGQRNVSSGTSFAAPHVVATIALLQEFGDRQFRAGAPRWSLDYREPLVMKSVLLNAADKIQDPGDGSLLGMSRTLLDEGGKDWLQSDAYSSQNIPLHTELGTGHLNAFRAYEQLEGGQWQPGDAIPEKGWSYSSLATAGSAEDYIFEQPLKGGSYLNATLSWERIVELNSTDEYFDVGESFRGQPISNLDLYLLPADTDDINNSVWSSVSTEDSLEHIFIPIPETGRYKLRVIQKQTTLQEAQPYSLAWWAQTAD is encoded by the coding sequence ATGACCTCGGATAAAGTAGCAAATTCGAACGATAACCTTAAACGTCGTTTCGGCTCGCGTCTTAGTGGACTGGGGTTGAGTTTGAGTGCTTTAATTGCGGGTGTTCCGGCGCTGGCGTTGTCTTCGTCTGTGGGGAGTGACGGCATTGATGCCCGCCGTTTGCAAGCAGCACCCTATAACCTGACCGGTCGTAAGATTGCGATTGGCCAAGTAGAAATCGGTCGACCTAGCCAGTTCGGAATTGACAAAATCGCAGTTGAAAATTCTACTGTGAGGGTAGCAAGAGTGTTTGAGCTAGACGGGCCTGCGATCGCAGATGAATCCATTGATGGTCATGCGGCCAACGTTGCTAGCGTCATGATCAGTCAAGACAAGACTTTTAAAGGGGTCGCTCCTAATGCCGTTTTGTACTCAGATGCTATCGGGACGCTAACAGAATTCATCGGCCAAAACGAAGAATGCTTGGCTTCCCAGCACATCGCTCTTCAAAACAGTGGCGATGTCCGGGCGATGAACTTTAGCTTTGGTGAGCCCCTTGGCCGTGATCCTAGGCCTAGAGCGTCTCTAGATGGAAATGCGCTACTCACTCAGTGCATCGACTGGTCTTCTCGTGTACATAAACTGCTGTACGTGGTTGCAGGGAACCAGGGACGCGGCGGCATCCCTATTCCTACTGACAACTTCAATGGGATTAATGTTGCCTACTCTCGGCGGATGAATGGTCGCTTCGTTCGGCTAGATCGAGCTAACTTGACTAGCGAGCCACCTGCTAGTGCTACCCCAGGACCGGAGGTAGAGTCAAATGTAGGCGCTCGCCGGTCAATCAATTTGGTCGCACCGGGTAGAGACATCGAGATGTTCGATCCCGACGGCCAACGAAATGTTAGTAGTGGCACTAGCTTCGCCGCTCCACATGTCGTTGCGACTATTGCTCTATTGCAAGAGTTTGGCGATCGCCAATTTCGCGCCGGAGCCCCGCGTTGGAGCTTAGATTATAGAGAACCGCTGGTGATGAAATCGGTGCTGCTTAACGCTGCTGATAAGATCCAAGACCCGGGCGATGGATCGCTGCTCGGCATGTCCCGCACCCTGCTCGATGAAGGTGGCAAAGATTGGCTTCAGTCTGATGCCTACAGCAGTCAAAACATTCCGCTCCATACTGAACTAGGGACTGGCCACCTGAATGCCTTTAGAGCCTATGAGCAGCTAGAGGGCGGTCAGTGGCAACCCGGTGACGCTATTCCCGAAAAAGGTTGGAGCTATAGCAGTCTGGCCACAGCAGGCAGCGCGGAAGACTACATATTTGAACAGCCCCTGAAAGGTGGCAGCTATCTTAATGCAACGCTTAGCTGGGAGCGGATAGTAGAGCTCAACTCCACTGATGAGTACTTCGATGTGGGTGAAAGCTTTAGAGGACAGCCTATCAGTAACCTAGATCTCTACCTCTTGCCTGCTGATACAGACGATATCAACAACAGCGTTTGGTCTTCAGTGAGTACTGAAGATAGCCTAGAGCACATCTTTATCCCCATTCCCGAAACAGGACGCTACAAACTTAGAGTCATCCAGAAGCAGACTACTCTTCAAGAGGCGCAGCCCTATTCCCTAGCCTGGTGGGCACAAACTGCTGACTAG
- the der gene encoding ribosome biogenesis GTPase Der, translating to MALPVVAIIGRPNVGKSMLVNRFAGGRQSIVFDQPGVTRDRTYQPAFWKDREFLAVDTGGLVFDDDTEFLPYIREQAMTALSEAAAALFVVDGQIGPTEGDQEIASWMRSQNIPVVLAVNKCESPDEGIIQAAQFWELGLGEPYAVSAIHGSGTGELLDALVEHLPPADQIETVDEYRVAIVGRPNVGKSSILNAFVGENRSIVSPISGTTRDAIDMVVTRGDGDDQKRYRLIDTAGIRKKKNVDFGPEYFGINRAFKAIKRADVVLLVIDALDGVTEQDQKLAGRIEEEGRACVIVVNKWDAIDKDSHTIYEFDKKIEAKIHFLGWAKRLYVSALTGQRLPKILDAVDMAVSEHRRRVSTSVVNEVLEDAVSWHTPPTTRQGRQGRIYYGTQVRSQPPSFALFVNDPKLFGESYRRYIEKQFRQNLGYDGTPIRLLWRGKSVRDVERAHSSSNGANRATKVRYLG from the coding sequence ATGGCTCTTCCTGTTGTCGCAATTATTGGTCGCCCGAACGTCGGAAAATCTATGCTGGTGAATCGGTTTGCTGGGGGGCGGCAGTCGATTGTATTTGATCAGCCGGGTGTGACTCGTGATCGCACTTATCAACCTGCCTTTTGGAAAGACCGCGAATTCTTAGCGGTAGATACAGGCGGACTGGTGTTTGATGACGACACTGAATTTTTGCCCTACATTCGTGAGCAGGCGATGACTGCGCTGAGTGAAGCAGCCGCGGCGCTATTTGTGGTGGATGGGCAGATTGGACCGACAGAAGGCGATCAAGAGATTGCCTCTTGGATGCGATCGCAAAATATTCCGGTCGTATTAGCAGTTAACAAATGCGAATCGCCTGATGAAGGCATTATCCAGGCTGCTCAGTTTTGGGAATTAGGCCTAGGTGAACCCTACGCTGTTTCAGCCATTCATGGTAGCGGCACGGGCGAGCTGCTTGATGCGCTAGTAGAACATCTGCCCCCTGCCGATCAGATCGAGACGGTAGACGAATACCGAGTAGCTATCGTCGGACGTCCTAACGTTGGCAAGTCCAGTATTCTTAATGCCTTTGTCGGGGAAAACCGGTCGATCGTTAGCCCTATTTCTGGCACCACGCGCGATGCGATCGACATGGTAGTCACTCGCGGTGACGGCGATGACCAGAAACGCTATCGATTGATCGATACAGCCGGGATTCGCAAGAAAAAGAATGTAGATTTTGGCCCAGAATATTTTGGCATCAACCGAGCGTTCAAAGCGATTAAACGAGCGGACGTGGTGTTGCTCGTTATCGATGCCTTAGACGGGGTTACAGAGCAAGACCAAAAATTAGCTGGCCGCATAGAAGAAGAAGGGCGAGCCTGCGTGATTGTGGTCAATAAGTGGGACGCAATCGACAAGGACTCTCATACTATCTATGAGTTTGATAAAAAGATTGAGGCTAAGATTCACTTTTTAGGCTGGGCGAAGCGGCTGTATGTCAGCGCGTTGACCGGACAGCGTCTGCCCAAGATTTTGGATGCGGTAGATATGGCAGTTAGCGAGCATCGTCGCCGGGTAAGTACGTCTGTAGTCAACGAAGTTTTAGAAGATGCGGTAAGCTGGCATACGCCACCGACAACCCGGCAAGGCCGACAGGGACGAATTTACTATGGAACGCAGGTGCGATCGCAACCGCCTTCTTTTGCACTGTTTGTGAACGATCCTAAACTGTTTGGTGAAAGCTATCGTCGATACATTGAAAAGCAGTTTCGCCAGAACTTAGGGTATGACGGTACACCGATTCGATTACTGTGGCGGGGCAAGAGCGTGCGTGATGTAGAGCGCGCCCATAGTTCTAGCAATGGGGCGAACCGAGCGACAAAGGTTCGCTATCTAGGCTAG
- a CDS encoding J domain-containing protein, whose product MRDLTRANINHYKTLGITESASQTQVKQAYRQLAKQFHPDSQNRGATNEKIALVNAAYEVLGDVDARQQYDVERQLVAKSKQRERTSRTVESQNQYRKRKTTRVDSATIEQWLRHVFNPTDRLIDKIIKPLKAEVRSLSADPFDDELMEAFQTYVETCRENLEKAQTAFKSMPNPAGVAGAAANMYYCLNQLEDGIEEIERFTYTYDEHYLHTGQELFRISAGLRKEAKADVKAAL is encoded by the coding sequence ATGAGAGATCTAACGCGCGCCAATATTAATCACTACAAAACCCTGGGTATCACTGAAAGTGCGAGTCAGACTCAGGTAAAACAAGCGTATCGCCAGCTAGCTAAGCAGTTCCACCCCGATAGTCAAAACCGAGGGGCAACTAACGAAAAGATTGCATTGGTGAATGCAGCTTATGAGGTATTAGGCGATGTTGATGCGCGCCAGCAGTACGACGTGGAACGGCAGCTAGTCGCAAAGTCCAAGCAGCGAGAGCGGACTTCTAGGACGGTAGAGTCTCAAAATCAGTATCGAAAGCGAAAAACAACTCGCGTAGACTCGGCGACAATTGAACAGTGGCTTCGTCACGTTTTCAACCCAACCGATCGGCTAATTGACAAGATTATTAAGCCTTTGAAAGCAGAAGTGCGATCGCTCTCTGCGGACCCCTTTGACGATGAGCTAATGGAAGCTTTTCAAACCTATGTGGAGACTTGCCGAGAGAATCTAGAAAAGGCTCAAACAGCCTTCAAATCGATGCCTAACCCAGCGGGTGTAGCAGGAGCAGCGGCAAATATGTATTACTGCTTGAATCAGCTAGAAGACGGTATAGAAGAGATAGAGCGATTTACCTATACCTATGACGAGCACTATTTACATACAGGGCAAGAGCTGTTTCGCATCTCAGCCGGGTTGCGCAAGGAGGCAAAGGCGGATGTTAAAGCAGCACTCTGA
- a CDS encoding energy-coupling factor transporter transmembrane protein EcfT — translation MDLLRSLPIGLYLEQPITWLHRLDPRVKVAWLLSILLAPILANSACRVAIVAFLVLLTISARIPLRVWRQQMGWLLLLGALVTGLLLIMPDGIAVSQQPRLPTEQMIQAWPEPLAAPELLPEMPTATNYRYDLFDWQLTQLPPFSFSIQITQRSRRIAIKISTLLFTLLYSTTLFLLTTAPEEITEAFELLMRPLRVFKLPVTEIALTLTLALRFIPLVLEEVQNLVRSIRTRAIKWQKLGVRGAMQIWLMVAERLIQNLLLRAEQISSAMQVRGFTSPNTHRVVWHQMRLSWRDWLVLSGLGLFWWSRLAYGGVA, via the coding sequence ATGGATTTACTGCGATCGCTCCCTATTGGTCTGTATTTAGAACAGCCAATCACCTGGCTACATAGGCTTGATCCTAGGGTCAAAGTAGCTTGGCTGCTGAGCATACTGCTAGCGCCGATCTTGGCCAATTCAGCTTGTCGAGTGGCCATCGTCGCTTTTTTGGTATTACTGACCATCAGCGCTCGAATTCCTTTACGGGTCTGGCGTCAGCAGATGGGATGGCTGCTATTATTAGGCGCGTTAGTGACTGGCCTACTGCTGATTATGCCTGATGGTATTGCAGTGTCTCAGCAGCCAAGGCTTCCCACCGAGCAGATGATTCAAGCTTGGCCAGAGCCGCTAGCGGCCCCTGAGCTATTGCCAGAGATGCCGACTGCGACTAACTATCGATACGATCTCTTCGATTGGCAGCTGACTCAGCTTCCCCCCTTTAGTTTTTCGATTCAGATCACGCAGCGATCACGTCGAATCGCCATCAAAATCAGCACCTTACTATTCACGCTGCTCTACTCCACTACCTTGTTTTTATTGACCACCGCCCCCGAAGAGATCACGGAGGCCTTTGAACTGCTGATGCGGCCACTGCGAGTATTCAAGCTACCGGTCACTGAAATCGCCCTCACGCTGACGCTTGCCCTGCGCTTTATTCCGCTGGTTTTAGAAGAAGTGCAGAATCTAGTCCGTTCTATTCGCACTAGAGCGATCAAATGGCAAAAGCTAGGTGTTCGAGGAGCGATGCAGATTTGGCTGATGGTAGCCGAGCGGCTGATCCAAAATTTGCTGCTGCGGGCAGAACAGATCTCTAGTGCCATGCAGGTCCGGGGGTTCACAAGTCCGAATACGCACAGAGTGGTCTGGCACCAAATGCGTTTGAGCTGGCGGGATTGGCTGGTGCTAAGTGGACTAGGATTATTTTGGTGGAGCCGGCTAGCCTACGGAGGCGTAGCTTGA
- the rpe gene encoding ribulose-phosphate 3-epimerase: protein MARTQSDKPVVISPSILSADFSRLGEEIRAVDKAGADWIHVDVMDGRFVPNITIGPMIVDAVRPHTEKPLDVHLMIVEPEKYVEDFAKAGADIISVHCEHNASPHLHRTLGQIKELGKQAGVVLNPGTNLDMIEYSLELCDLILIMSVNPGFGGQSFIPGMVSKVQKLRAMCDERGLDPWIEVDGGLKSHNTWQVLEAGANAIVAGSAVFKADDYAEAIESIRNSRRPELAAV from the coding sequence ATGGCAAGAACTCAATCTGATAAACCCGTTGTCATTTCACCATCGATTTTGTCTGCGGATTTCAGTCGCCTAGGCGAAGAAATCCGTGCAGTCGACAAAGCTGGTGCAGACTGGATTCATGTTGATGTCATGGACGGTCGCTTTGTGCCTAACATCACTATTGGCCCAATGATTGTGGATGCGGTTCGCCCCCATACAGAAAAGCCCCTCGATGTTCACCTGATGATTGTTGAACCCGAGAAGTATGTAGAAGACTTTGCCAAAGCAGGCGCAGATATTATCTCCGTTCACTGCGAGCACAACGCCTCACCCCACCTGCACCGAACGCTCGGTCAGATCAAGGAATTAGGTAAGCAAGCAGGCGTCGTTTTGAACCCTGGAACTAACCTGGATATGATTGAGTACAGCCTAGAGCTATGCGACTTAATCTTGATCATGAGTGTAAACCCTGGCTTCGGTGGCCAGAGCTTTATTCCAGGCATGGTTTCTAAGGTTCAAAAGCTAAGAGCTATGTGCGATGAGCGTGGCCTCGACCCTTGGATCGAAGTAGACGGTGGATTGAAGAGTCACAACACTTGGCAAGTGCTTGAAGCTGGTGCGAACGCGATCGTTGCCGGCTCAGCTGTCTTCAAAGCAGATGACTATGCTGAGGCGATTGAAAGCATTCGCAATAGCCGCCGTCCTGAGCTGGCTGCTGTCTAA
- a CDS encoding PepSY domain-containing protein: MPFLVVPLLITLVTGTLFQIAAVSSKAGDFLWLLELHKGKFGNIDLTWIYPFLNALGLLTMIITGFLMWLRSPNRRRRIQ, from the coding sequence GTGCCTTTTCTGGTTGTGCCGCTGCTCATCACGCTAGTAACTGGTACACTTTTCCAGATAGCGGCAGTGAGTAGTAAAGCTGGCGATTTCCTGTGGCTACTAGAGTTACATAAAGGTAAGTTTGGAAACATTGACCTGACGTGGATCTACCCTTTCTTAAATGCGCTAGGGCTTTTGACCATGATAATCACAGGGTTTTTGATGTGGCTGCGCTCGCCCAACCGGCGCAGGAGAATTCAGTGA